The following proteins come from a genomic window of Bradysia coprophila strain Holo2 unplaced genomic scaffold, BU_Bcop_v1 contig_138, whole genome shotgun sequence:
- the LOC119073789 gene encoding transmembrane protein 135-like, which produces MAIQSKLAPIPSTCIQYVHPWTDSCTIATAGLILQAAQDSFRIYSAVYTMSLLMRCRIPKAVDLKRTVQGIIQSTAFLTTSAFSYCFFLCIIRRFFRYNFFTVSYVPAFMSSVCALLIERPSRRGLLSLYVSNVATETLFNMAVSRGMVTPIRNGQVWIFGISVAAIIYYFRSGMHHQHNDSIFDILRFVLTDSEEYKRVDPARNNEVNDDEAESLNQRQGTVPARGSAPRRLPYILKMVQLYTSLVNRVKQMPKHETCRHPNSCAHYVLHGGLKMFSIGLGIQISLKLVLQMTRLLANGPKYLKTIFWTKDSLKLAVFLGGFSSTFRLISCLLRHITGKDNALYSIPASLLASLSFASYPDTTVALYVMWKMLQITYNIGNSKGYLPTVPHFTFLLYCASTATLFHAATLEPLNLRPSYWKFLHSLSGGRVAGMDRLALDAYGLETSKQLVEMLKRTKTSMHVRFTL; this is translated from the exons atgGCGATTCAGAGCAAATTAGCCCCGATACCGTCCACATGTATTCAGTACGTACATCCCTGGACCGATTCCTGTACGATAGCAACAGCTGGACTGATTCTTCAAGCAGCCCAAGATTCATTTCGGATCTATTCAGCTGTGTACACG ATGTCCCTTTTGATGCGATGTCGCATACCCAAAGCGGTCGATCTGAAACGAACGGTGCAGGGAATTATTCAGTCGACTGCATTTCTAACGACTAGCGCATTTTCGTACTGTTTCTTCCTGTGCATCATTCGACGCTTCTTTCGATATAATTTCTTCACCGTTTCGTATGTACCGGCATTTATGTCCAGCGTCTGTGCGTTACTGATTGAACGACCATCACGGCGCGGATTATTATCACTGTATGTATCGAACGTTGCCACAGAGACTCTTTTCAACATGGCTGTCTCTCGCGGAATGGTAACGCCAATCCGAAATGGTCAGGTGTGGATCTTTGGCATTAGTGTAGCCGCCATCATTTACTATTTCCGCAGCGGGATGCATCATCAGCATAATGATTCGATATTTGATATATTGCGATTCGTGCTTACTGACAGTGAAGAGTATAAACGAGTCGATCCAGCGAGAAATAACGAAGTGAATGATGATGAAGCCGAATCATTGAATCAACGTCAGGGGACCGTTCCTGCACGAGGAAGTGCGCCGAGAAGATTACCGTACATACTGAAAATGGTGCAATTGTACACATCGCTGGTGAACCGAGTAAAACAAATGCCGAAACATGAAACGTGTCGGCATCCAAATAGTTGTGCACACTATGTGCTGCATGGTGGccttaaaatgttttccatcgGACTGGGAATACAAATTTCGCTTAAATTAGTATTGCAAATGACACGTCTGCTCGCCAATGGACCCAAATACTTAAAGACAATTTTCTGGACGAAGGACTCTCTCAAATTGGCCGTTTTCTTGGGAGGTTTTTCGAGTACATTTAGG CTTATTTCCTGTCTCCTTCGACACATCACTGGAAAAGATAACGCACTCTACTCGATACCAGCGAGTCTGTTAGCAAGTTTATCATTTGCCAGTTATCCCGACACAACAGTCGCACTCTATGTAATGTGGAAAATGCTTCAG ATCACGTACAACATTGGTAACAGTAAAG GATATCTACCAACTGTGCCTCATTTCACATTCCTTCTGTATTGTGCCAGTACAGCAACTTTATTCCACGCCGCTACCTTAGAACCGTTAAACTTACGACCAAGTTACTGGAAATTCTTACACTCTCTGTCCGGTGGACG TGTGGCCGGAATGGATAGACTAGCACTAGACGCATATGGATTAGAAACTAGTAAACAATTGGTAGAAATGTTAAAGCGCACCAAAACGTCTATGCACGTCCGATTTACTTTATAG
- the LOC119073790 gene encoding uncharacterized protein LOC119073790 isoform X2 — MLIVSVISFLIWAQFDFCRATFGKIEPGALCQIVAPLSPGFGSTEEQLVSAVEEFGLTPLINSYMYNVSGPDSQYPWYSNSDKFRAEDLLSAILNPNVKVIWLVNGGSGAYRTLDHLSAMLPPPPLRIAPKPIIGFSAATPIFTFLQQKYNWTGIVHGALLDLIVWGYYENSTEITIEPLKDLLFGNANNQIILPVLRRIDSGAHFDVPLVANVTGGSIRQTVLSMGTSYKVKCQSQCNQQNLIS, encoded by the exons ATGCTCATAGTTTCGGTAATAAGTTTTCTGATTTGGGCACAGTTCG ATTTCTGTCGTGCCACTTTCGGGAAAATCGAACCTGGTGCACTGTGTCAAATAGTTGCGCCGCTTAGTCCTGGATTTGGGTCAACTGAGGAACAACTGGTTTCAGCTGTGGAAGAATTTGGATTAACACCACTGATTAATTCTTACATGTATAATGTGTCTGGTCCCGATTCCCAGTATCCGTGGTACTctaattcagacaaatttcgTGCTGAGGACTTGCTTTCAGCCATTCTAAATCCCAATGTGAAG GTAATCTGGTTGGTCAATGGTGGATCCGGGGCGTATAGAACATTGGATCATCTCTCTGCTATGTTACCTCCACCTCCACTGCGGATTGCTCCCAAACCAATAATCGGATTCAGTGCTGCAACTCCGATTTTCACATTCTTGCAGCAAAAATATAATTGGACGGGAATAGTTCATGGTGCTTTATTAGATCTGATCGTCTGGGgttattatgaaaattccaCCGAGATTACAATTGAACCGTTAAAAGATCTTCTGTTTGGTAACGCTAATAATCAAATTATTCTTCCTGTGCTAAGGCGAATCGACAGTGGTGCTCATTTCGATGTTCCATTGGTAGCGAATGTTACAGGTGGTAGCATAAGACAAACAGTTCTCAGCATGGGTACATCATATAAGGTAAAATGTCAGT CTCAATGCAACCAACAGAATCTTATTTCTTGA
- the LOC119073790 gene encoding putative carboxypeptidase RC0549 isoform X1, with protein sequence MLIVSVISFLIWAQFDFCRATFGKIEPGALCQIVAPLSPGFGSTEEQLVSAVEEFGLTPLINSYMYNVSGPDSQYPWYSNSDKFRAEDLLSAILNPNVKVIWLVNGGSGAYRTLDHLSAMLPPPPLRIAPKPIIGFSAATPIFTFLQQKYNWTGIVHGALLDLIVWGYYENSTEITIEPLKDLLFGNANNQIILPVLRRIDSGAHFDVPLVANVTGGSIRQTVLSMGTSYKLNATNRILFLEISEGTADSVNDFMDALLFSGTFDGVKAILFGDFMADRNDPPTFVEWILNRLATEGRVKSPIFRVNGLGHDTTNHPIPFNTPVAITHESDSMYSLTVKF encoded by the exons ATGCTCATAGTTTCGGTAATAAGTTTTCTGATTTGGGCACAGTTCG ATTTCTGTCGTGCCACTTTCGGGAAAATCGAACCTGGTGCACTGTGTCAAATAGTTGCGCCGCTTAGTCCTGGATTTGGGTCAACTGAGGAACAACTGGTTTCAGCTGTGGAAGAATTTGGATTAACACCACTGATTAATTCTTACATGTATAATGTGTCTGGTCCCGATTCCCAGTATCCGTGGTACTctaattcagacaaatttcgTGCTGAGGACTTGCTTTCAGCCATTCTAAATCCCAATGTGAAG GTAATCTGGTTGGTCAATGGTGGATCCGGGGCGTATAGAACATTGGATCATCTCTCTGCTATGTTACCTCCACCTCCACTGCGGATTGCTCCCAAACCAATAATCGGATTCAGTGCTGCAACTCCGATTTTCACATTCTTGCAGCAAAAATATAATTGGACGGGAATAGTTCATGGTGCTTTATTAGATCTGATCGTCTGGGgttattatgaaaattccaCCGAGATTACAATTGAACCGTTAAAAGATCTTCTGTTTGGTAACGCTAATAATCAAATTATTCTTCCTGTGCTAAGGCGAATCGACAGTGGTGCTCATTTCGATGTTCCATTGGTAGCGAATGTTACAGGTGGTAGCATAAGACAAACAGTTCTCAGCATGGGTACATCATATAAG CTCAATGCAACCAACAGAATCTTATTTCTTGAGATCTCTGAAGGAACAGCTGATTCTGTGAATGATTTTATGGACGCTCTATTGTTTTCCGGTACATTTGATGGGGTAAAAGCTATCTTATTCGGAGATTTCATGGCAGATCGTAACGACCCTCCGACATTTGTTGAATGGATTTTAAATCGTCTGGCTACAGAAGGAAGAGTAAAATCACCGATATTCAGAGTTAATGGATTGGGTCATGATACGACTAATCATCCAATACCTTTCAATACACCAGTTGCAATTACACACGAGTCAGATTCGATGTATTCGCTCACTGTTAAATTTTAA